The following are encoded in a window of Spea bombifrons isolate aSpeBom1 chromosome 2, aSpeBom1.2.pri, whole genome shotgun sequence genomic DNA:
- the RNFT1 gene encoding E3 ubiquitin-protein ligase RNFT1, whose amino-acid sequence MKHRPSYERKCSGEATSLDEKKPFIMQANSGHAHNQTGRSESASAGLSLPALRLPAEGSSTSGHVSIELHPNDADNGTRSSSRQTRSNVHGRFQSRHGHTHSHEADGTEAQNNTDSRENSNSISEALHIYQWLEKSFPYILLFSAKLIVQHIAGISVGIGLLTTFLYANKCIVNQVFLREKCSRVQCIWLLVFLTCSSLFLYYTFYSQALYYSLIFMNPSLGPLQFWDALWVVGITDFVVKFFFMGLKCLVLLVPSFFLSYKSKGYWYMCLEEISQYYCTFVSTPVWFRYLIDYGSETSGAVWHFGILLALLYLVLKLLVIFGQWKKSATILATFFTQPTYGVAASNRQCSEAGDICAICQAEFTKPIALVCQHVFCEECISLWFSREKTCPLCRTVISSHNHKWKDGATSLQLRLF is encoded by the exons GAAATGCAGCGGTGAGGCCACTAGTTTAGATGAAAAGAAACCCTTTATAATGCAGGCAAATTCTGGACATGCCCATAATCAGACAGGAAGGAGTGAAAGTGCTTCGGCTGGCCTTTCTCTTCCTGCTCTgcgtctcccagcagaaggatCAAGTACTTCTGGACATGTAAGCATAGAATTGCATCCCAATGATGCAGACAATGGAACACGGTCAAGCTCAAGACAGACTAGATCCAACGTGCATGGACGTTTTCAGAGTCGACATGGTCATACCCATTCTCATGAAGCAGATGGGACAGAGGCACAAAATAATACAGACTCAAGAGAGAACAGCAACAGCATCTCTGAGGCACTGCACATTTATCAGTGGTTGGAAAAAAGTTTCCCATACATTCTTCTGTTCAGTGCCAAACTCATTGTTCAGCACATAGCAG gCATTTCTGTTGGAATTGGTCTGCTAACAACTTTTCTGTATGCAAACAAATGCATTGTAAATCAGGTTTTTCTAAGA gaaaaatGTTCCAGAGTGCAATGTATTTGGCTCCTGGTGTTTTTGACCTGCTCATCACTCTTcttgtattatacattttactctCAGGCTCTTTATTACAG CTTGATCTTCATGAACCCGTCCCTTGGTCCTTTACAGTTCTGGGATGCTTTGTGGGTTGTGGGGATCACAGACTTTGTTGTGAAGTTTTTCTTCATGGGCCTTAAATGTTTGGTTCTGCTGGTGCCTTCTTTCTTCTTGTCTTATAAGTCCAAG GGCTACTGGTACATGTGTTTAGAAGAAATCTctcagtattactgcacatttgttTCAACACCGGTTTGGTTCCGCTACCTAATAGATTATGGGTCTGAAACCAGTGGAGCTGTATGGCATTTTGGCATTTTGCTGGCTCTGCTCTACCTCGTTTTGAAA CTTTTGGTCATTTTTGGACAGTGGAAGAAATCTGCAACTATATTAGCAACATTTTTCACTCAGCCT ACCTATGGGGTGGCTGCTTCCAATAGACAGTGCTCAGAAGCCGGCGATATATGCGCTATCTGCCAAGCAGAATTTACAAAACCAATTGCACTGGTATGCcag CATGTATTTTGTGAAGAGTGCATCTCATTATGGTTCAGTAGGGAGAAAACGTGCCCGCTCTGCCGGACAGTGATTTCCAGCCACAATCACAAGTGGAAAGATGGGGCTACATCTCTTCAACTTCGGCTGTTCTAG
- the RPS6KB1 gene encoding ribosomal protein S6 kinase beta-1: MRRANCVPNRAAVKQRTSEAMAGVFDIDLDQPEDAISDDELEDGGTFSEFMDHGGIPYELGMEHCEKFEISETSVNKGPEKIRPECFELLRVLGKGGYGKVFQVRKVIGAHTGKIFAMKVLKKAMIVRNAKDTAHTKAERNILEEVKHPFIVDLIYAFQTGGKLYLILEYLSGGELFMQLEREGIFMEDTACFYLAEISMALGHLHQKGIIYRDLKPENIMLNHQGHVKLTDFGLCKESIHDGTVTHTFCGTIEYMAPEILMRSGHNRAVDWWSLGALMYDMLTGAPPFTGENRKKTIDKILKCKLNLPPYLTQEARDLLKKLLKRNAASRLGAGVGDAGDVQAHPFFRHINWEDLLARKVEPPFKPLLQSEEDVSQFDSKFTRQTPVDSPDDATLSESANQVFVGFTYVAPSVLESVKEKFSFEPKIRSPRRFIGSPRTPVSPVKFSPGDLWARGTAAGTSNTQAPSEYRMDVGGVEQMDVTVSGEASAPLPIRQSNAGPYKKQAYPMISKRPEHLRMNL, encoded by the exons ggtACATTCAGCGAATTTATGGATCATGGAGGCATACCATATGAACT TGGCATGGAACATTGTGAAAAGTTTGAGATCTCAGAGACGAGTGTAAATAAAGGTCCAGAAAAGATTAGACCCGAGTGTTTTGAACTACTCCGTGTCCTTGGAAAGGGTGGCTATGGGAAG gTTTTTCAAGTACGGAAGGTAATCGGAGCTCACACAGGAAAAATATTTGCAATGAAAGTACTAAAAAAG GCTATGATTGTACGCAATGCAAAAGACACGGCCCACACGAAAGCAGAGCGgaatattttggaggaagtgAAACATCCCTTCATCGTAGACTTAATATACGCCTTTCAAACTGGTGGAAAACTCTACCTCATCTTAGAGTATCTCAGTG GAGGAGAACTCTTTATGCAGTTGGAAAGAGAAGGGATATTTATGGAAGATACTGCTTG cttttacTTGGCTGAAATCTCAATGGCTTTGGGACATTTGCatcaaaaaggaatcatttatCGTGATCTGAAACCAGAGAACATCATGCTTAATCATCAAG gACATGTGAAACTTACAGATTTCGGTCTTTGTAAAGAATCTATTCACGATGGCACGGTCACACACACCTTCTGTGGGACAATTGAATACAT GGCCCCTGAGATATTAATGAGAAGCGGTCATAACCGTGCGGTTGACTGGTGGAGTTTGGGGGCGTTAATGTATGACATGCTTACTGGAGCA CCGCCATTTACTGGTGAAAAccgaaaaaaaacaattgacaAAATTCTTAAATGTAAACTTAACCTGCCTCCCTACCTCACTCAAGAAGCCAGGGATCTTCTTAAAAAG CTGCTAAAAAGAAATGCTGCCTCACGCCTTGGCGCAGGAGTTGGTGATGCCGGAGACGTTCAG GCTCATCCGTTTTTCCGACACATTAACTGGGAAGATCTTCTGGCTCGTAAGGTGGAACCCCCCTTTAAACCACTCTTG CAATCCGAAGAGGATGTGAGCCAGTTTGATTCGAAGTTTACACGTCAGACACCCGTGGATAGTCCTGATGATGCCACCCTCAGTGAAAGTGCCAACCAAGTGTTTGTG GGCTTTACTTATGTGGCTCCCTCAGTACTTGAAAGCGTAAAAGAGAAGTTTTCATTTGAACCAAAAATTCGTTCTCCTCGCAGATTCATCGGCAGCCCTCGCACACCCGTGAG CCCTGTAAAATTTTCTCCTGGTGATCTATGGGCAAGAGGAACAGCTGCTGGGACCTCGAACACACAAGCGCCATCTGAGTATCGAATGGATGTGGGTGGAGTGGAACAAATGGACGTGACTGTAAGCGGAGAAGCTTCAGCACCTCTTCCGATCAGACAATCCAATGCTGGGCCATATAAAAAACAAGCTTATCCAATGATCTCCAAGCGACCAGAGCATCTGCGCATGAATCTATGA